In one Musa acuminata AAA Group cultivar baxijiao chromosome BXJ2-5, Cavendish_Baxijiao_AAA, whole genome shotgun sequence genomic region, the following are encoded:
- the LOC103986288 gene encoding small ribosomal subunit protein eS4x: MARGLKKHLKRLNAPKHWMLDKLGGAFAPKPSSGPHKARECLPLILILRNKLKYALTYREVIAILMQRHVMVDGKVRTDKTYPAGFMDVVSIPKTNENFRLLYDTKGRFRLHSVRDEEAKFKLCKVRSVRFGQKGIPYLNTYDGRTIRYPDPLIKANDTIKLDLEANKIVDFIKFDVGNVVMVTGGRNTGRVGVIKNREKHKGSFETIHVQDATGHEFATRMGNVFTIGKGTKPWVSLPKGKGIKLSIIEEARKRLAAAGATATA; encoded by the exons ATG GCGAGGGGATTGAAGAAACATCTGAAGAGGCTTAATGCCCCGAAGCACTGGATGCTGGACAAGCTCGGCGGAGCTTTC GCTCCAAAGCCATCATCTGGCCCTCATAAAGCTAGAGAATGCTTGCCCTTGATTCTTATTCTAAGAAACAAATTGAAGTATGCTCTCACATACCGCGAAGTCATTGCTATTCTTATGCAACGCCATGTAATGGTGGATGGAAAAGTCAGGACCGACAAGACGTACCCTGCTGGTTTCATGG ATGTTGTTTCAATTCCTAAGACAAATGAGAACTTTCGTCTTCTTTATGACACCAAGGGACGCTTCCGTCTCCATTCAGTAAGAGATGAAGAGGCAAAG TTCAAGCTGTGCAAGGTTCGCTCTGTCCGGTTTGGCCAGAAGGGCATCCCCTACCTGAACACATATGATGGTCGAACCATTCGCTACCCGGACCCTCTTATCAAGGCCAATGACACCATCAAGCTCGACTTGGAGGCCAACAAGATCGTAGACTTCATCAAGTTTGATGTCGGAAACGTTGTGATGGTGACCGGCGGGAGGAACACTGGCCGAGTTGGTGTTATCAAGAACAGGGAGAAGCACAAGGGCAGCTTCGAGACCATCCATGTCCAAGATGCCACCGGCCACGAGTTTGCAACTCGCATGGGCAATGTCTTCACCATCGGCAAGGGGACGAAGCCATGGGTGTCTCTTCCCAAGGGCAAGGGTATCAAGCTCAGCATCATCGAGGAGGCAAGAAAGCGCTTGGCTGCCGCTGGCGCAACTGCCACTGCTTAG
- the LOC103986286 gene encoding rapid alkalinization factor, giving the protein MAIPVQSSPLLLAVLLLLSTAAAAGGSGKQPPLGWIPSLAGCRGTIAECLGDEELDLGAVVSRRVLATSSYISYGALRADTTPCSQPGASYYNCQPGAQSNPYSRSCSAITQCRS; this is encoded by the coding sequence ATGGCGATACCAGTGCAAAGCTCCCCGCTTTTGCTCGCCGTCCTACTCCTCCTGTCCACCGCGGCCGCAGCCGGCGGATCTGGGAAGCAGCCCCCCCTTGGCTGGATCCCTTCCCTGGCGGGGTGCCGCGGCACCATCGCGGAGTGCCTCGGGGACGAGGAGCTCGACCTGGGAGCCGTGGTGAGCCGCCGCGTCCTTGCCACCTCCAGTTACATCAGCTACGGCGCCCTCAGGGCCGACACCACCCCCTGCTCCCAACCCGGCGCCTCCTACTACAACTGCCAGCCCGGAGCTCAGTCCAATCCGTACTCCCGTAGCTGCTCCGCCATCACCCAGTGCCGGAGTTGA
- the LOC135580846 gene encoding polyprotein of EF-Ts, chloroplastic-like, whose amino-acid sequence MTPVIHCTIGNITLVPRIVFGPRKEIHLTRCDTSEKDTRLKSSQRFLLPHSSLRLIQLHTSRFCQGIRTVADVGTDLTVEEPNPTVSGNVADGSSEAPSSSDESSEPGPPNPTTTSSSKTKRTRPVRKSEMPPVKDEEIVTGASFIGKVRSIQPFGCFVDFGAYTDGLVHVSRMSDSYVKDVAAVVSIGQEVKVRIVEANKETRRISLTMRDTDDTAKIQQKKESTYESSEKPRPVRKNTSRSNQKREEKQKSSKFVKGQILDGTVKNLTRSGAFVSLPDGEEGFLPVAEESEGFGGILGSSSLQVGQEVNVRVLRINRGQVTLTMKKEEDVEGLNMKLNKGVLHVATNPFELAFRKNKEIASFLDERERTQKSLETMEQTVGEVDEILESSNTSVVDNSASSDDTQLIDSSDSTTEADNEKSVAEVLHEETLPVDPVSNNLENTTEELSQIADIVAQEDEKSSKILNQSSQDSIPVVIPAKDNIEESSNSVEEENITSEIVSEGGESSANNSLNPAVDEASLTNAGKEVTSNIQASKEIDGVLTANSSVEAEASVIGVKETDVTTETLEQDKQSLETPSSEEKEDLVDSVQVEDSPGELETKNDAGILNDQTLSTEAVDSVVISSIQLDSTVATEDVAQKSTILAENETVAAKLHDAKAVAGGNLSEQTGPSDIGSSIKATISPALVKQLREETGAGMMDCKKALAETEGDIVKAQEFLRKKGLASADKKASRATAEGRIGSYIHDSRIGVLMEVNCETDFVSRGDIFKDLVDDLSMQVAACPQVRYLVTEDVPEEIVKKEREIEMQKEDLLTKPENIRSKIVDGRIKKRLEEFALLEQPYIKNDKMVVKDLVKQTIATLGENIKVKRFVRYNLGEGLEKKSQDFAAEVAAQTAAKSSPAVPKDQPAETKEAIEKPKTVAISAALVKQLREETGAGMMDCKKALAESGGDLEKAQEYLRKKGLSSADKKSSRLAAEGRISSYIHDSRIGTLIEVNCETDFVGRSEKFKELVDDLAMQVVACPQVEFVSIEDIPESIVTKEKDIEMQREDLKSKPDQIKEKIVEGRITKRLGELALLEQPFIKDDSIKVKDLVKQTVAALGENIKVRRFVRFTLGES is encoded by the exons ATGACTCCTGTAATTCATTGTACCATAGGCAATATCACTCTGGTTCCTCGAATTGTTTTCGGCCCAAGGAAGGAGATACACTTAACAAGATGTGATACTTCTGAAAAGGACACCAGGCTTAAATCATCTCAAAGGTTTCTGTTACCACATTCATCATTGAGACTGATTCAGCTACACACCAGTCGCTTTTGCCAAGGAATTCGAACGGTAGCAGATGTTGGTACTGATTTAACTGTAGAAGAACCAAATCCTACTGTTTCAGGGAATGTTGCTGATGGAAGCTCAGAAGCACCATCTAGTTCTGATGAATCAAGTGAACCTGGTCCACCAAATCCAACTACCACTTCTTCTAGTAAAACCAAACGCACTAGACCTGTGAGGAAGAGTGAGATGCCTCCTGTGAAGGATGAGGAAATAGTTACAGGTGCTTCATTTATAGGAAAAGTAAGATCAATTCAGCCGTTTGGTTGTTTTGTGGACTTTGGAGCCTACACGGATGGTCTGGTACATGTTTCCAGGATGAGTGATAGTTATGTCAAGGATGTTGCGGCTGTTGTTTCTATTGGACAAGAGGTGAAAGTGAGAATTGTGGAGGCCAATAAGGAGACTAGACGAATCTCTCTAACAATGCGTGATACGGATGACACAGCTAAAATCCAACAGAAAAAAGAATCTACATATGAAAGTAGTGAAAAGCCAAGACCTGTCAGGAAAAATACTTCAAGGTCAAATCAGAAAAGAGAGGAGAAACAAAAGAGCTCAAAGTTTGTTAAGGGGCAAATTTTGGATGGGACTGTGAAGAACCTCACAAGATCAGGGGCTTTTGTGTCACTTCCTGATGGAGAAGAAGGATTTCTTCCTGTGGCTGAAGAATCTGAAGGGTTTGGTGGCATTTTAGGGAGTTCGTCACTGCAGGTCGGCCAAGAGGTTAATGTACGGGTATTGCGCATTAACAGAGGGCAGGTAACTTTAACaatgaaaaaagaagaagatgttgAAGGGTTAAACATGAAACTTAATAAAGGTGTGTTGCATGTAGCAACGAATCCATTTGAGCTGGCTTTCCGCAAGAACAAGGAAATTGCTTCTTTCTTGGATGAACGAGAGAGAACACAAAAATCTCTGGAAACGATGGAGCAGACAGTAGGAGAAGTTGATGAAATATTAGAAAGTTCTAATACTTCTGTCGTTGATAATTCAGCAAGTAGTGATGATACGCAACTCATTGATTCCTCTGATTCAACTACTGAGGCTGACAATGAGAAATCTGTTGCTGAAGTGCTTCACGAGGAAACTCTTCCTGTCGATCCCGTTTCAAATAATTTGGAGAACACGACTGAGGAATTGTCTCAGATTGCTGATATAGTTGCACAAGAGGATGAGAAAAGCTCCAAAATCTTGAATCAGTCTTCTCAAGATTCAATTCCAGTTGTGATCCCTGCAAaagataatatagaggagtcctccaaCTCTGTAGAGGAAGAAAACATAACTTCAGAAATAGTTTCAGAGGGAGGTGAATCTTCTGCCAACAATTCGTTAAATCCAGCAGTGGACGAAGCTTCTTTAACCAATGCAGGTAAAGAAGTAACTAGTAATATTCAAGCTTCAAAGGAAATTGACGGAGTTTTGACAGCTAATAGTTCAGTAGAAGCTGAGGCTTCTGTAATTGGAGTGAAGGAAACTGATGTGACAACTGAAACTCTTGAGCAGGACAAACAAAGTTTGGAAACTCCAAGCTCAGAAGAGAAAGAGGACCTTGTAGATTCTGTGCAAGTTGAAGATTCTCCTGGAGAATTAGAGACAAAAAATGATGCTGGAATTCTGAATGATCAAACCTTATCTACGGAAGCTGTGGATTCAGTGGTCATTTCTAGTATCCAATTAGATAGCACTGTAGCTACTGAAGATGTGGCACAAAAATCAACTATACTGGCTGAGAATGAGACCGTTGCTGCCAAATTACATGATGCAAAAGCCGTGGCTGGTGGAAACTTAAGTGAGCAAACTGGCCCTTCTGACATAGGAAGCTCCATCAAAG CTACCATTTCACCAGCACTAGTAAAGCAATTACGTGAAGAAACAGGTGCAGGTATGATGGACTGCAAGAAGGCTCTTGCAGAAACTGAAGGTGACATTGTTAAGGCCCAGGAGTTCCTCAGAAAAAAAGGTTTAGCAAGTGCAGATAAAAAAGCCAGTAGGGCAACTGCTGAGGGTAGGATCGGATCTTATATCCATGACAGCAGAATAGGAGTGCTCATGGAGGTGAATTGTGAAACTGATTTTGTCTCTCGAGGTGACATCTTTAAGGATTTGGTCGATGACCTCTCCATGCAAGTAGCAGCATGTCCTCAGGTTCGTTATCTGGTCACTGAAGATGTTCCAGAAGAAATTGTGAAGAAGGAGAGGGAAATTGAAATGCAGAAGGAAGACCTTTTGACTAAACCTGAGAACATAAGATCAAAAATTGTTGATGGGCGAATTAAAAAGCGACTTGAAGAATTTGCATTGCTTGAGCAACCATACATAAAGAATGATAAAATGGTAGTTAAGGATTTAGTAAAGCAGACCATTGCGACTCTTGGAGAAAATATCAAAGTCAAAAGGTTTGTCCGATACAATCTTGGAGAAGGCTTAGAGAAGAAAAGCCAGGACTTTGCTGCTGAGGTAGCTGCACAAACTGCAGCTAAATCTTCACCTGCAGTCCCAAAGGATCAACCTGCTGAAACCAAGGAAGCTATTGAGAA GCCTAAAACAGTTGCAATATCAGCTGCATTGGTGAAGCAACTTAGGGAGGAAACAGGTGCTGGCATGATGGACTGCAAAAAAGCTCTTGCAGAAAGTGGTGGTGACCTTGAGAAGGCTCAGGAGTACCTCCGCAAGAAGGGCCTATCATCTGCTGACAAAAAATCCTCCCGACTAGCTGCCGAAGGTCGGATTTCATCCTACATCCATGACTCCCGCATCGGCACACTCATCGAAGTCAACTGTGAAACTGATTTTGTGGGGCGGAGCGAAAAGTTCAAGGAATTGGTTGATGACCTTGCTATGCAGGTAGTGGCCTGCCCACAGGTTGAGTTCGTCTCCATCGAGGACATCCCAGAGAGTATTGTCACAAAGGAAAAAGATATAGAAATGCAGAGAGAGGATCTCAAGTCGAAACCCGATCAAATaaaggagaagattgttgaaGGAAGGATCACAAAGAGGCTAGGAGAGCTTGCTCTTCTGGAGCAACCCTTCATCAAAGATGATAGCATTAAGGTGAAGGATCTGGTGAAGcagacagttgctgccctcggagAGAACATCAAAGTTAGGAGGTTTGTTCGCTTCACTCTTGGGGAGAGCTAA
- the LOC103986287 gene encoding small ribosomal subunit protein eS21 gives MQNEAGDMTDLYIPRKCSATNRLITAKDHASVQINIGHLDESGVYTGQFTTFALSGFIRAQGDADGALDRLWQKKKVEVKQQ, from the exons ATGCAGAACGAAGCAGGTGACATGACGGATCTCTACATCCCGAGGAAATG TTCTGCTACGAATAGGCTGATTACTGCCAAGGACCATGCGTCAGTCCAGATCAATATCGGGCATTTGGATGAGAGTGGTGTGTACACCGGCCAGTTCACCACTTTTGCACTTTCTGGCTTCATCCGAGCACAG GGTGATGCTGATGGTGCTTTGGATCGGCTCTGGCAGAAGAAGAAAGTTGAAGTCAAGCAACAATAG
- the LOC103986290 gene encoding respiratory burst oxidase homolog protein B: MGSATENGTLRYYFDHESEKESDGGRSVGHSGPLGGPLASKKAGKKRSARFKGDDNYVEITLDVRDDAIAIQSIQSGDPEAALLAKNLERRSPMVGASLSSKLKQVGHEFRRMTSSSRRAERLDRTKSSAAQVIKGLQFVTKNVASEGWPQVERRFDELAVDGVLLRSRFGKCIGMVGSEEFAGEVFDALARRRGITAAVLTKEELWEFWEQLSDQSFDARLQTFFDMVDKNADGRITEEEVREIIALSASANKLSRIQERVEEYTALIMEELDPNNLGYIELYNLEMLLLQPAVQPSAMLYVNSNNLSQMLSQKLVPTKDKNPVRRCCRRISYFMEDNWKRVWVMALWLSICAGLFTWKFIAYRRRAVFHIMGYCVTTAKGGAETLKFNMALILLPVCRNTITWLRSRTKLGVIIPFNDNINFHKVIAAGIVVGVALHVGAHLTCDFPRLLHATDAEYEPMKPFFGENRPPNYWWFVKGTEGWTGVVMLVLMVIAYVLAQPWFRRNRLSPTNPLRRLTGFNAFWYSHHLFVIVYVLYVVHGVCLYLIKKWYKKTTWMYLAIPVTLYACERLLRAFRSGHKTVRIQKVAVYPGNVLALRMSKPQGFKYRSGQYIFLNCAAVSPFEWHPFSITSAPGDDYLSIHIRTRGDWTSQLRAVFSQVCQPAKSDQSGLLRADVMPGGNNPRLPKLLIDGPYGAPAQDYEHYDVLLLIGLGIGATPLISIVKDVLNNVEQKKTTAAAADVESATKAKKKPFMAQRAYFYWVTREEGSFEWFRGIMNEVAEKDKDGVIELHNHCTSVYEEGDARSALIVMLQALHHAKNGVDIVSGTRVKTHFARPNWRNVFKRIAINHPNQRVGVFYCGDPMVIGELRRLSQDFSHKTSTKFVFHKENF; the protein is encoded by the exons ATGGGCTCGGCAACGGAGAATGGCACCCTTCGCTACTACTTCGACCACGAGTCTGAGAAAGAGTCCGACGGTGGGCGGTCGGTCGGACACAGCGGCCCTCTCGGCGGCCCTTTGGCGTCCAAGAAAGCCGGCAAGAAGCGAAGCGCGAGGTTCAAGGGCGACGACAACTACGTGGAGATAACGCTCGACGTCAGGGACGACGCGATCGCGATTCAGAGCATCCAAAGTGGTGACCCGGAGGCGGCGCTGCTCGCGAAGAACCTGGAGAGGCGCTCCCCGATGGTGGGCGCGAGCCTGTCGTCCAAGCTGAAGCAGGTGGGGCACGAGTTCCGCCGCATGACCTCCTCCTCGAGGCGGGCGGAGCGGCTCGACCGGACCAAGTCATCTGCGGCTCAGGTCATCAAGGGCCTCCAGTTTGTGACCAAGAACGTCGCGAGCGAGGGCTGGCCGCAGGTCGAACGACGGTTCGACGAGCTCGCCGTCGATGGGGTGCTTCTCAGGTCGAGGTTCGGAAAGTGCATAG GAATGGTGGGATCCGAGGAGTTCGCGGGTGAGGTGTTCGATGCATTGGCACGAAGGCGAGGAATCACCGCAGCTGTGCTAACGAAGGAGGAGCTCTGGGAGTTCTGGGAACAGCTCTCCGACCAGAGCTTTGATGCGCGTCTTCAGACCTTCTTTGACAT GGTGGACAAGAACGCAGACGGCAGGATCACAGAGGAAGAAGTCAGAGAG ATCATCGCCCTCAGCGCTTCCGCGAACAAGCTGTCGAGGATCCAGGAACGCGTCGAGGAGTACACAGCTCTGATCATGGAGGAgctcgaccccaacaatttgggCTACATCGAG CTGTACAACCTGGAGATGCTGCTGCTCCAGCCAGCAGTGCAGCCATCGGCCATGCTCTACGTCAACAGCAACAACCTCAGCCAGATGCTCAGCCAGAAGCTGGTGCCCACCAAGGACAAGAACCCGGTCCGTCGCTGCTGCCGGCGGATCTCCTACTTCATGGAGGACAACTGGAAGCGGGTCTGGGTGATGGCCCTGTGGCTCTCCATCtgcgctggcctcttcacctggaAGTTCATCGCGTACCGTCGTCGCGCCGTCTTCCACATCATGGGCTACTGCGTGACCACCGCCAAGGGCGGCGCAGAAACTCTCAAGTTCAACATGGCCCTCATCCTCCTCCCTGTTTGCCGCAACACCATCACATGGCTACGAAGCAGGACCAAGCTCGGAGTCATCATCCCCTTCAATGACAACATCAACTTCCACAAG GTGATTGCAGCCGGCATCGTGGTCGGCGTCGCGCTCCACGTCGGGGCTCACCTGACCTGCGACTTCCCCCGGCTGTTGCACGCCACCGACGCGGAGTACGAGCCGATGAAGCCCTTCTTCGGGGAGAACCGCCCGCCCAACTACTGGTGGTTCGTCAAGGGGACCGAGGGGTGGACCGGGGTGGTCATGCTGGTGCTCATGGTGATCGCCTACGTGCTGGCCCAGCCCTGGTTCCGCCGCAACCGGTTAAGCCCCACGAATCCCCTGCGCCGGCTCACCGGTTTCAACGCCTTCTGGTACTCCCACCACCTCTTCGTCATCGTCTACGTGCTCTACGTCGTCCATGGCGTATGCCTCTACCTCATCAAGAAGTGGTACAAGAAGACG ACGTGGATGTACTTGGCCATCCCTGTCACCTTGTATGCATGCGAGCGCCTTCTCCGTGCCTTCAGGTCCGGCCACAAGACAGTGAGGATTCAAAAG GTTGCTGTGTACCCAGGAAACGTTTTGGCTCTCCGCATGTCCAAACCTCAAGGTTTCAAGTACAGGAGCGGGCAATACATCTTCCTTAACTGCGCCGCGGTGTCACCGTTCGAATG GCACCCCTTCTCCATCACTTCGGCTCCGGGAGACGACTACCTCAGCATCCACATCCGCACAAGAGGCGACTGGACTTCGCAACTCAGAGCCGTCTTCTCACAG GTGTGCCAACCTGCAAAGAGCGATCAGAGCGGACTCCTCAGAGCTGATGTCATGCCTGGAGGAAACAATCCCAG ATTGCCGAAGCTTTTGATCGATGGGCCTTACGGTGCTCCTGCTCAAGACTACGAGCACTACGATGTCCTATTGCTCATCGGACTCGGCATCGGAGCCACTCCTCTGATCAGCATCGTCAAGGACGTGCTCAACAACGTCGAGCAAAAGaagacgacggcggcggcggcggacgtGGAGAGCGCGACCAAGGCGAAGAAGAAGCCCTTCATGGCGCAGCGCGCGTACTTCTACTGGGTGACTCGGGAGGAGGGCTCGTTCGAGTGGTTCCGGGGCATCATGAACGAGGTGGCCGAGAAGGACAAGGACGGCGTGATCGAGCTGCACAACCACTGCACCAGCGTGTACGAGGAAGGCGACGCCCGCTCCGCCCTCATCGTCATGCTCCAAGCCCTCCACCACGCCAAGAACGGGGTCGACATCGTCTCCGGGACGCGCGTCAAGACGCACTTCGCCAGGCCCAACTGGCGCAACGTCTTCAAGCGCATCGCCATCAATCACCCGAATCAACGCGTCG GAGTCTTTTACTGCGGAGACCCGATGGTGATCGGAGAATTGCGACGGTTGTCACAGGATTTCTCGCACAAAACAAGCACAAAGTTCGTCTTCCACAAGGAGAACTTCTGA